The Magnetococcales bacterium genome includes a window with the following:
- a CDS encoding rhodanese-like domain-containing protein has product MFPSSSTGQLPVDELLANPGGYLLVDVRGVSKGEPAIPGSRRVYLLDIEERPEAFLRPFASQLSKRPLLFYCSKGESSYYLLDKFPDRSRLHALQGGMVSYLMTISRLLHEHPYEDQSKRGETMAKILAALTSGETDADTFRKIVDRLLRCTPNPRFKKLVR; this is encoded by the coding sequence ATGTTTCCCTCTTCTTCAACCGGCCAGCTCCCCGTCGACGAACTCCTCGCCAACCCCGGCGGCTACCTGTTGGTCGATGTCCGCGGGGTTTCGAAGGGCGAACCCGCCATCCCCGGATCGCGGCGCGTCTATCTGCTGGATATCGAAGAGCGGCCCGAGGCGTTTTTGCGACCGTTCGCGTCTCAACTGAGCAAACGGCCGCTGCTTTTCTATTGCAGCAAAGGCGAAAGCAGCTACTACCTCCTCGACAAGTTTCCCGACCGATCCCGGCTCCATGCCCTTCAGGGGGGAATGGTATCCTATCTGATGACCATCTCCCGGTTGCTGCACGAACACCCCTATGAGGATCAGAGCAAACGGGGCGAAACCATGGCCAAAATCCTCGCCGCCCTGACCAGCGGAGAGACCGATGCCGACACCTTCCGCAAGATTGTCGATCGGCTGTTGCGCTGCACGCCGAATCCCCGGTTCAAGAAACTGGTGCGCTGA
- a CDS encoding DUF3095 domain-containing protein yields MFRLPLLDLPDLIGRFVDPASATTASDAGMASCSRTAQCRIKQRSSRTVERVRRGFMMNLNDDRLFYHHLPPIREFGQIFQFDHYQPVPETWLVVMSDIQGSTEAIRQGRYKEVNLLGAMTIAGLLNLAPEMELPFVFGGDGATLLLPASLAAPARQVLSATVRLARNEFGLTLRAGMIPMTVIHQAGQEIRVACLSLAERSSQALMMGNGLALAEALLKDPSATACRVPEAQADEKADYSGLECRWQNLLSPQGEMVSLLVEARSPVPAEQKEVYTRVLAAIETLCGSSGQRRPVAPDQLKLTFAAQSLDLENRVHHPAQNLWQRLVRRWKLRLENSLGQLLMHTWKGTNWSAYPALVAATSDCEKFDGLLRMIFASQPRRRLELTALLEQWRQQGDLHYGLHTSEQAHMTCLVYQRMGRQFHFVDGADGGYAVAAVMLKKQRAASLT; encoded by the coding sequence ATGTTCCGCCTTCCCCTCCTGGACCTTCCCGATCTCATCGGGAGGTTTGTCGACCCCGCCTCCGCCACGACCGCATCGGATGCCGGCATGGCGAGCTGTTCCCGAACGGCGCAATGCCGCATCAAACAGCGTTCCTCACGCACCGTCGAACGGGTTCGAAGGGGTTTCATGATGAATCTCAACGATGACAGGCTTTTTTACCATCACCTGCCCCCCATTCGGGAGTTTGGCCAGATTTTCCAGTTCGACCATTATCAGCCGGTACCCGAAACCTGGCTGGTGGTCATGAGCGATATCCAGGGTTCGACCGAGGCCATTCGTCAAGGGCGTTACAAAGAGGTCAACCTGTTGGGGGCCATGACCATCGCCGGACTGCTCAATCTGGCCCCGGAGATGGAATTGCCCTTCGTCTTCGGCGGCGATGGGGCCACCCTGCTGCTGCCAGCCTCCCTTGCCGCTCCGGCCCGACAGGTTCTGTCCGCCACGGTGCGCCTGGCCCGCAACGAGTTCGGCTTGACCCTGCGGGCCGGCATGATTCCCATGACGGTGATCCATCAGGCCGGACAGGAGATCCGGGTCGCCTGCCTGTCCCTGGCGGAACGGAGCAGTCAGGCCCTGATGATGGGCAATGGTCTGGCTCTGGCCGAAGCGCTGCTCAAGGATCCGTCCGCCACGGCCTGTCGCGTGCCGGAAGCGCAAGCGGACGAAAAGGCCGACTACTCGGGACTGGAATGCCGCTGGCAAAATCTGCTCAGCCCCCAGGGCGAAATGGTCAGCCTGCTGGTGGAGGCCCGATCCCCCGTTCCCGCCGAACAGAAAGAGGTCTATACCCGGGTGCTTGCCGCCATCGAAACGCTCTGCGGCTCTTCCGGGCAGCGCCGACCCGTCGCTCCGGATCAACTGAAACTGACCTTCGCCGCCCAGTCCCTCGACCTGGAAAACCGGGTGCATCACCCGGCCCAAAACCTCTGGCAACGGCTGGTCCGCCGCTGGAAACTGCGTCTGGAAAACAGCCTCGGCCAACTTCTGATGCATACCTGGAAGGGAACGAACTGGTCGGCGTATCCGGCATTGGTGGCCGCCACCAGCGATTGCGAGAAGTTCGACGGACTGCTGCGCATGATCTTTGCCAGCCAACCCCGACGCCGCCTGGAGTTGACCGCCCTGCTGGAGCAATGGCGGCAACAGGGCGATCTCCATTATGGTCTTCACACCTCGGAACAGGCCCACATGACCTGTCTGGTCTACCAGCGCATGGGACGCCAGTTCCACTT